The Xanthomonas sp. DAR 34887 genome has a segment encoding these proteins:
- the rfbD gene encoding dTDP-4-dehydrorhamnose reductase, whose protein sequence is MTTLVFGANGQVGQELLRALGACGPLLATTRSGRLPDGSACETADFDQPQTLGALLDRLQPTAVVNAAAYTAVDRAEQEHDAALRANAEAPAAIAGWCAAHGVPMVHYSTDYVFDGQGTRPYPEDAPTAPLGVYGATKLAGEAAIRASGAQHLIFRTAWVYAAHGSNFLRTMLRAGAERDELRVVADQAGTPTPAALIADVTAQVLERREAAQSGTWHLTAAGETTWHGFAEAIFEEALAAGLLARAPRVLPIVTAEYPTPAKRPAYSRLDISKLQRDFSLVLPQWRDGLRQVIGELAAQAPQSA, encoded by the coding sequence TGCGGACCGTTGCTGGCGACCACGCGCAGCGGCCGCCTGCCCGACGGCAGCGCCTGCGAGACCGCCGACTTCGACCAGCCGCAAACGCTGGGTGCCCTGCTGGACCGGTTGCAGCCGACCGCCGTGGTCAATGCGGCGGCCTATACTGCGGTGGACCGCGCCGAGCAGGAGCACGACGCCGCGTTGCGCGCCAATGCCGAGGCACCTGCGGCGATCGCAGGCTGGTGTGCGGCGCATGGCGTGCCGATGGTGCATTACTCCACCGACTACGTGTTCGATGGCCAGGGCACGCGTCCGTATCCCGAGGACGCGCCGACGGCGCCGTTGGGCGTTTACGGCGCGACCAAGCTCGCCGGCGAAGCCGCGATCCGCGCCTCCGGTGCGCAGCACCTGATCTTCCGTACCGCCTGGGTCTATGCCGCGCATGGCAGCAACTTCCTGCGCACCATGCTCCGCGCCGGCGCCGAGCGCGACGAACTGCGCGTGGTCGCCGACCAGGCCGGCACGCCGACGCCGGCAGCGTTGATCGCCGACGTCACCGCGCAGGTCCTGGAACGGCGCGAGGCCGCGCAATCGGGCACCTGGCACCTGACTGCCGCCGGCGAGACCACCTGGCACGGTTTCGCCGAGGCGATCTTCGAAGAAGCGCTCGCCGCCGGCCTACTGGCGCGTGCGCCGCGTGTACTGCCGATCGTCACGGCCGAATATCCGACCCCGGCCAAGCGCCCGGCGTATTCGCGTTTGGACATCTCCAAGCTGCAGCGCGACTTTTCGCTGGTGCTGCCGCAATGGCGCGATGGCCTGCGCCAGGTGATCGGCGAGCTGGCCGCGCAAGCGCCGCAGTCCGCATAA